A genome region from Chengkuizengella sp. SCS-71B includes the following:
- a CDS encoding S-layer homology domain-containing protein, with the protein MLVRSLDLKSPNDYSTTFIDVQGNEWYVNELNAAVKAGLITGYEDGIFRPNDITLLENKLQS; encoded by the coding sequence ATGCTTGTTCGAAGTCTAGACTTGAAATCGCCAAATGATTATTCTACTACATTTATTGATGTACAAGGTAATGAATGGTATGTTAATGAGTTAAATGCAGCAGTAAAAGCAGGTTTAATAACAGGTTATGAAGATGGAATCTTTAGACCAAACGATATAACTTTACTCGAGAACAAGCTGCAGTCATGA
- a CDS encoding DMT family transporter — MKRNLLGAICLSLAASIWGGMYVVSKYVLAFIPLFTLMWLRYIIAFVFLYGILKLTQRKRKKRETIKKKDWILIGWIGFIGYFISISFQFIGTKLSDAHTGALITSTTPAFIIIFAKFVLKERLTIRKVISLVLATGGVFIVIGMDNHIGSYLYGSVLLVGASITWALLSVYVKIASKRFSILTITTYAVLFALLFTTPIMLWEIQVDTGYYQNYLIILSIIYLGLISTAGAFFLWNKGMELMEASIGSLFFFLQPIVGSFLGWFLLSEKLDVSFFIGGILILVAVMLVTYKKKQLS; from the coding sequence ATGAAACGAAATTTACTTGGTGCAATATGTTTATCTTTAGCAGCTAGCATATGGGGTGGAATGTATGTAGTTAGTAAATATGTTTTAGCATTTATTCCACTATTCACGTTGATGTGGTTGCGTTATATTATTGCTTTTGTTTTTTTATATGGTATTTTAAAATTAACTCAAAGAAAAAGGAAAAAACGTGAAACTATAAAGAAAAAAGATTGGATACTAATAGGATGGATTGGTTTCATAGGCTATTTTATTTCAATTTCTTTTCAATTCATCGGTACAAAATTATCTGATGCACATACAGGGGCACTAATTACCTCAACTACACCTGCCTTTATTATAATCTTTGCAAAATTTGTGTTAAAAGAAAGATTAACGATTAGAAAAGTTATATCTTTGGTTTTAGCAACAGGTGGAGTTTTTATTGTCATTGGCATGGATAATCATATTGGGAGCTATCTTTATGGTAGTGTATTATTAGTAGGTGCTTCAATTACATGGGCATTACTTTCAGTTTATGTGAAAATTGCTTCTAAACGATTTTCAATTTTAACGATTACAACATATGCCGTATTATTTGCACTTTTATTTACAACACCCATCATGTTGTGGGAAATTCAAGTAGATACAGGATATTATCAAAACTATTTAATTATTTTGAGTATTATTTATCTTGGGTTAATTTCAACTGCTGGAGCTTTTTTCCTCTGGAATAAGGGAATGGAATTGATGGAAGCAAGTATTGGCTCATTGTTTTTCTTTTTACAACCTATTGTTGGTTCTTTTTTGGGTTGGTTTTTACTAAGTGAAAAGTTAGATGTTAGTTTCTTTATCGGTGGAATATTAATTTTAGTAGCTGTTATGCTAGTTACTTATAAAAAGAAACAGTTAAGTTGA
- a CDS encoding sensor histidine kinase: MKPLKLQTKMALLILTLLVFVIVILSSVFAYFISNSLEDQIGSRALNIAKTVAIMPEIREGFKSEKPSAIIQPLAEEVRIQTGAQFVVIGNIDSVRYSHPVEERIGQTMVGGDNDRALLHGESYTSKATGTLGPSLRGKTPIFDDAGEIIGIVSVGFLIEDIELILNSYQRKVLLLTIFVSFIGIVGALYISKGFKKAIFGLEPREIASLFLEKNAILESIHEGIIAINADGNITLVNQKAYQIINKHPSENIIGKNILEVLPHTKMLDVLQTKKSQFNQELKIGTNDIIANRVPIFDKNQIVGVVSSFRNKTEIDQLTNELSQAQSYAEALRAQTHEYSNKLYTISGLIQLASYQEAIDFITKETTDHQNLVEFLMSAIPETMIAALLLGKYNLAQELKIEMIIDNESSMKDIPHEINREKIVTIIGNLIDNAFEATKANDKNKIVKVFMTDIGNDLIFEVEDSGLGIDEQDLPYIFQKGFSTKDGNDRGIGLYLVDNAVKYLNGYITTSKSDIGGTVFTVVLPKSTQKSEH; the protein is encoded by the coding sequence ATGAAACCTCTAAAACTTCAAACTAAGATGGCACTACTAATCTTAACTTTACTCGTTTTTGTCATCGTGATTCTAAGCAGTGTGTTTGCCTATTTTATCTCTAACAGCTTAGAAGATCAAATAGGCAGCCGTGCTTTAAACATAGCAAAAACTGTTGCTATCATGCCTGAAATAAGGGAAGGATTTAAATCTGAAAAGCCCTCCGCTATCATTCAACCTCTTGCTGAGGAAGTCCGTATTCAAACAGGTGCCCAATTTGTTGTTATTGGTAATATTGATTCTGTTAGGTATTCTCATCCTGTAGAAGAACGTATTGGACAAACAATGGTTGGAGGAGATAACGATCGAGCATTACTTCATGGTGAATCCTATACATCTAAAGCTACAGGTACATTAGGTCCATCATTGCGAGGGAAAACTCCGATTTTTGATGATGCTGGTGAAATTATAGGAATTGTGTCCGTAGGTTTCTTAATTGAAGATATAGAACTGATTTTAAATTCGTATCAAAGGAAAGTATTATTGCTAACGATATTTGTTTCTTTCATCGGAATTGTTGGTGCTTTATATATTTCAAAAGGATTTAAGAAAGCAATATTCGGTTTAGAACCTAGGGAAATTGCCAGTTTATTTTTAGAAAAAAATGCAATCTTAGAATCCATACATGAAGGCATTATAGCCATCAATGCAGATGGGAACATCACATTAGTAAATCAAAAAGCGTATCAAATCATAAATAAACACCCTTCAGAAAATATTATAGGAAAAAATATATTAGAAGTTTTACCACATACTAAAATGTTAGACGTTTTGCAAACTAAAAAGAGTCAGTTTAATCAGGAACTAAAGATTGGAACAAACGATATCATTGCAAATCGCGTCCCTATTTTTGATAAAAATCAGATTGTCGGTGTTGTTTCCAGTTTTCGTAATAAAACTGAAATTGATCAGTTAACAAATGAACTTTCGCAAGCTCAATCCTATGCTGAAGCTTTAAGAGCACAAACTCATGAGTACTCAAATAAACTCTATACAATCTCTGGTTTGATTCAATTAGCGTCTTATCAGGAAGCTATTGATTTTATTACTAAAGAAACAACAGACCATCAAAACTTAGTCGAATTTTTAATGTCAGCCATTCCAGAAACAATGATTGCAGCCTTATTACTGGGTAAATACAATCTTGCACAAGAGCTAAAAATAGAAATGATTATTGACAATGAAAGCAGCATGAAGGATATTCCTCATGAAATCAATCGAGAAAAAATTGTCACAATTATAGGGAACTTGATTGATAATGCTTTTGAAGCTACTAAAGCTAACGATAAAAATAAAATAGTCAAAGTATTTATGACGGACATCGGTAATGACCTTATTTTTGAAGTTGAAGATTCTGGATTAGGTATAGATGAACAAGATTTACCATATATCTTTCAAAAAGGTTTCAGCACCAAAGATGGTAATGATAGAGGAATCGGTTTATATCTCGTAGATAATGCAGTAAAATATTTAAATGGTTATATTACAACATCAAAAAGTGATATTGGGGGAACAGTTTTTACAGTAGTTCTACCTAAGAGCACCCAAAAAAGTGAACATTAA
- a CDS encoding tripartite tricarboxylate transporter substrate binding protein has translation MKNRKVWFMLLFSFILVFAAACGGETGEPETPAETPNKEEPATTDESKAEGWEPSKSIEVVAPGGAGGGWDTTARTVAQVLTEEDLVSEGMPVVNKSGSGGAIGWSYVDGKQGDNHTLFVTSSPILLVPLNGGSELTHNDFEPIAGVIADFGAFVTNVDSPYQNINDVMDALKSDPSSITIAGDSSPGSMDHIQFIKAAKAAGVDITTIDYLSAGDIGGMTLVLGGSVDVYSTGLAEAAEQAKAGKVRVLAITSPEPLEGEGISEFQTLRQQGIEDEFINWRGFMAPKGMDSEAVSYYENAIKSMYETALWQERRDNFGWKDNFMTSTEFGTFLDEQYTIYENLMKELGL, from the coding sequence ATGAAAAACAGAAAAGTTTGGTTTATGTTATTATTCTCATTTATTCTTGTTTTTGCAGCAGCTTGTGGAGGAGAAACTGGTGAACCAGAAACTCCAGCAGAAACGCCTAACAAGGAAGAACCTGCAACAACTGATGAATCAAAAGCCGAAGGATGGGAACCAAGCAAATCGATTGAAGTGGTTGCACCAGGTGGAGCTGGTGGTGGCTGGGATACAACTGCCAGAACAGTAGCTCAGGTTTTGACTGAAGAAGATCTTGTTAGTGAAGGAATGCCTGTTGTAAACAAATCAGGTAGTGGTGGGGCGATCGGATGGTCTTATGTAGATGGTAAACAAGGGGACAATCATACGTTGTTTGTTACTTCTTCTCCGATTTTATTAGTCCCTTTAAATGGGGGTTCTGAATTAACTCATAATGATTTTGAACCAATTGCTGGTGTAATTGCAGATTTTGGAGCATTTGTAACGAATGTTGATTCTCCATATCAAAACATTAATGATGTGATGGATGCACTTAAATCAGATCCAAGTTCTATTACAATAGCAGGTGATTCTTCCCCTGGAAGTATGGACCATATTCAATTTATAAAAGCAGCAAAAGCAGCCGGTGTTGATATTACAACTATTGATTATTTATCTGCTGGAGATATTGGCGGTATGACACTTGTACTTGGTGGGAGTGTCGATGTTTATTCTACAGGACTTGCTGAAGCAGCAGAACAAGCAAAAGCTGGAAAAGTACGAGTGTTAGCGATTACTTCTCCTGAACCATTGGAAGGAGAGGGGATCTCAGAATTTCAAACTTTAAGACAACAAGGAATTGAAGATGAATTCATTAACTGGCGTGGATTTATGGCTCCAAAAGGAATGGATTCAGAAGCGGTGAGTTATTATGAAAATGCTATAAAGTCTATGTATGAGACAGCATTATGGCAAGAAAGAAGAGACAACTTTGGATGGAAAGACAACTTTATGACAAGTACAGAGTTTGGGACATTCTTAGATGAACAATATACTATATACGAAAATCTTATGAAAGAATTAGGCCTATAA
- a CDS encoding TlpA family protein disulfide reductase, which translates to MRLRTELPNFEGVTEWVNGELSKDDLTGKPVLIHFWAVSCHMCKESLPQINEWREKYEAQYNLTVIGVHMPRSEKDTDIDIAKENIQKYGLKHPVMIDNQHAITDKFQNEHVPAYYLFDENHQLRHFQAGEKGLKMVEQRINKILSPKE; encoded by the coding sequence ATGCGTTTGCGCACAGAGTTACCTAATTTTGAAGGTGTGACAGAATGGGTGAATGGAGAATTATCTAAAGATGATTTAACAGGTAAACCTGTATTAATCCATTTCTGGGCAGTTAGTTGTCATATGTGTAAGGAAAGTTTGCCACAAATCAATGAATGGCGAGAGAAATACGAGGCACAATATAACTTAACAGTAATAGGGGTACATATGCCTCGATCCGAAAAGGATACGGATATTGATATTGCGAAAGAAAACATTCAGAAATATGGATTAAAACATCCAGTTATGATAGACAATCAGCATGCCATTACAGATAAGTTCCAAAATGAACATGTCCCTGCTTATTATTTGTTTGATGAAAATCATCAGCTTCGCCATTTTCAAGCAGGTGAAAAAGGGCTTAAAATGGTTGAACAACGTATTAATAAAATTCTTTCCCCAAAAGAATAA
- a CDS encoding GNAT family N-acetyltransferase, giving the protein MLSQHNLTQIKELQEICEKEEPILLKLNWDLLKTRKEEEKRDFFYKENGRLVGYLGLYWFGTKIEICGMVHPKHRNKGIFSNLLQEALTVCDREEFSNILLNAPAASISAKYFLETKQYLYRFSEYQMKWAQSSLSSSTDVVIRKAKKEDLQLEVELDVRCFQFDQKDAENFNLRVKKEETRFFYMIDYAGQTVGKITVDHSNDETWIYGFAILPEYQGRGIGRKALMNMVLFEQRKGFPIFLDVETSNKNALKLYTDCGFETYSVQDYYEIK; this is encoded by the coding sequence ATGCTTAGTCAACATAATTTAACTCAAATAAAAGAATTACAGGAAATCTGCGAAAAAGAAGAACCGATATTATTGAAATTAAATTGGGATTTATTGAAAACTCGAAAGGAAGAAGAGAAGAGAGATTTCTTCTACAAGGAGAATGGTAGATTAGTCGGGTATTTAGGACTATATTGGTTTGGTACAAAAATAGAGATTTGCGGAATGGTGCACCCCAAACATCGAAATAAAGGCATCTTCTCAAACCTATTACAAGAAGCTTTAACAGTATGTGACAGGGAAGAATTCTCTAACATTTTATTAAATGCTCCTGCTGCGTCTATTTCAGCAAAATATTTTTTGGAAACCAAACAATATTTATATCGTTTTTCTGAATATCAAATGAAATGGGCGCAATCCTCATTATCCTCTTCAACGGATGTTGTGATTCGAAAAGCAAAAAAAGAAGATCTACAATTAGAAGTAGAGTTAGATGTACGATGCTTTCAATTTGATCAAAAAGATGCTGAAAACTTTAACTTGAGAGTTAAAAAGGAAGAAACACGGTTTTTTTATATGATTGATTATGCTGGACAAACTGTTGGGAAAATAACAGTAGATCATTCAAATGATGAAACATGGATATATGGATTTGCCATATTACCAGAGTATCAAGGAAGAGGAATTGGACGTAAAGCATTAATGAATATGGTTTTGTTTGAACAAAGAAAGGGATTTCCAATCTTTTTAGACGTAGAAACTTCAAATAAAAATGCTCTGAAACTATATACAGATTGTGGTTTTGAAACTTATAGTGTTCAGGACTATTATGAAATAAAGTGA
- a CDS encoding 8-oxo-dGTP diphosphatase, translating into MGRDITYKIWTVVMIQDGDKVLLLNRQHDHFEGFLPPGGKIDFPESFVDGAIREVREETGLKVSNLVFKGISEFVNPTVNKRYTMMNYWTKDYKGELLADPPEGEIHWVKIEEAKDLPMQEDIKIRFDLFFEPGTFEIQTVWNEEKNGPEEVFIKKT; encoded by the coding sequence ATGGGACGAGATATAACTTATAAGATATGGACAGTGGTTATGATTCAAGATGGTGATAAAGTATTGCTACTAAATAGACAACATGACCATTTTGAAGGGTTTCTTCCTCCAGGTGGGAAAATAGACTTTCCTGAGAGTTTTGTAGATGGGGCTATTCGTGAAGTAAGAGAAGAAACTGGACTTAAAGTAAGTAATCTAGTATTTAAAGGGATTTCTGAATTTGTTAATCCCACTGTTAACAAACGATATACAATGATGAATTATTGGACAAAGGACTATAAGGGGGAATTATTAGCAGACCCTCCTGAAGGTGAAATTCATTGGGTTAAGATTGAGGAAGCAAAGGATTTGCCGATGCAAGAAGATATTAAAATAAGATTTGATTTATTTTTTGAACCTGGAACATTCGAAATTCAAACTGTCTGGAATGAAGAAAAAAATGGTCCTGAAGAAGTATTTATTAAAAAAACATAA
- a CDS encoding response regulator codes for MQNIRVFIVEDDLKIAEINRRFTEKIPGYEVCGISTNLTEAKEMIDILHPDLVLLDIYFADGNGIDLLWFIRQQYRNTDVIMITAAKEVERVQSAIRGGAIDYIIKPIIFQRFQQTLEKYKSYKEQISTMSHVDQQQVDHLFDTVHKQTKPSEYLIPKGIDPITLDKIKNHIKHEVNGITAEQLGKKIGVSRTTSRRYLEYMVSIGEVRAELTYGSVGRPERRYFL; via the coding sequence ATGCAGAACATTCGGGTATTTATTGTAGAAGATGATCTAAAAATAGCAGAAATCAATCGTCGTTTTACAGAAAAGATTCCTGGATACGAAGTTTGTGGGATATCCACAAATTTAACTGAGGCAAAAGAAATGATTGACATCCTGCATCCTGACTTAGTTTTATTAGATATTTATTTTGCTGATGGAAATGGCATTGACTTATTATGGTTTATACGTCAGCAGTACAGGAATACCGATGTCATCATGATCACGGCTGCAAAAGAGGTAGAAAGAGTGCAAAGCGCCATTAGAGGTGGGGCAATTGACTATATCATTAAACCGATTATTTTCCAGCGTTTTCAACAAACTTTAGAAAAATATAAAAGCTATAAAGAACAAATATCAACGATGAGTCATGTAGATCAACAACAAGTTGATCATTTATTTGATACTGTTCATAAACAGACCAAGCCATCTGAATACCTTATTCCAAAAGGAATTGACCCTATAACGCTAGATAAAATAAAAAATCATATTAAACATGAAGTAAACGGTATAACTGCTGAGCAACTTGGAAAAAAAATCGGTGTAAGCCGAACTACCTCCCGTAGATATTTAGAATATATGGTATCCATTGGGGAGGTCCGTGCAGAATTGACATATGGAAGTGTTGGTCGCCCTGAGAGAAGATATTTTCTATAA
- a CDS encoding tripartite tricarboxylate transporter permease, whose amino-acid sequence MEVIDNILNGFAVALSWKNVFFVFIGVLAGTVIGMLPGLGPISAIAIMIPLSYGMEPASALILMAGVYYGAIFGGSTSSILLNAPGVSGTVATSFDGYPLAKQGKAGKALAIAAISSFGGGTISVFALMLVAPMMASFATQFGPTEYFALMFLGLSAISSLSEGSTIKALISAVIGLMVASVGRDLLTGTARFTFGSVNLLDGIDFLVIALGLFALAEVTNLVLTRNKVNTGNESEVGSLRITKQEAKEISGPIARHSVLGFIIGVLPGAGATISSFLSYIAEKRISKNPESFGKGNIKGLAAPEASNNAATSGAFVPLLTLGIPGSGTTAVLLGALLVAGVTPGPLLMQDEPNVFWGVIASMYLGNIFLLILNLPLIPLIAKILYIPKRLLISLVIVFCLIGVYGISFNTFDLYLLLGFGILGYVMRLLSFPAAPLILAFILGGMMETSFRQALIISKGDYLTFIQSPISAVLIAVSVLSLLLPLLKSKMKKS is encoded by the coding sequence ATGGAAGTGATTGATAATATATTAAATGGTTTTGCAGTAGCTTTGAGTTGGAAGAATGTATTCTTTGTTTTTATCGGGGTATTAGCTGGTACTGTTATTGGAATGCTTCCGGGATTAGGGCCTATTTCAGCAATTGCTATAATGATCCCATTAAGTTATGGTATGGAGCCTGCGTCAGCTTTAATATTAATGGCTGGTGTTTATTATGGAGCTATATTTGGCGGCTCTACCTCATCTATTCTTTTGAATGCACCAGGTGTGTCTGGAACAGTCGCTACCTCATTTGATGGGTATCCTTTAGCAAAACAAGGGAAAGCAGGAAAAGCACTAGCTATTGCAGCGATCTCATCCTTTGGTGGAGGTACAATTAGTGTTTTTGCATTAATGTTGGTAGCACCGATGATGGCGAGTTTTGCGACTCAATTTGGGCCGACTGAATATTTTGCATTAATGTTTTTGGGTCTATCTGCCATTTCAAGTTTGTCGGAAGGATCAACAATCAAAGCATTAATTTCAGCAGTGATTGGTCTAATGGTTGCATCAGTAGGTAGAGATTTATTAACAGGAACTGCACGATTTACATTTGGATCTGTAAATTTATTAGATGGTATTGATTTTTTAGTTATCGCATTAGGATTATTTGCTCTTGCTGAAGTCACGAATTTAGTATTAACAAGGAATAAAGTAAATACAGGTAATGAATCAGAGGTTGGTAGTTTGAGAATTACTAAACAAGAAGCAAAGGAGATCTCAGGTCCGATTGCTAGACACTCTGTGTTAGGATTCATTATAGGTGTTCTACCTGGTGCAGGTGCAACGATTTCTTCATTTTTATCTTATATTGCAGAAAAGCGAATTTCTAAAAATCCAGAATCTTTTGGAAAAGGCAATATTAAAGGATTAGCCGCTCCTGAAGCTTCAAACAATGCAGCTACGAGTGGTGCTTTTGTTCCATTGTTAACTTTAGGAATACCTGGATCAGGCACAACCGCTGTTTTATTAGGGGCTTTACTAGTGGCTGGAGTTACACCAGGACCTCTATTAATGCAAGATGAACCGAATGTGTTTTGGGGAGTCATTGCAAGTATGTATCTTGGAAACATATTTTTGTTGATTTTAAACTTACCGTTAATTCCATTGATTGCAAAAATCTTATACATTCCAAAACGTCTTTTAATTTCCTTAGTTATCGTTTTTTGTTTGATTGGTGTGTACGGTATAAGTTTTAATACGTTTGATTTATATTTATTATTGGGATTTGGGATATTAGGTTATGTGATGCGGCTTTTATCCTTTCCAGCTGCTCCACTTATTTTAGCTTTTATTTTAGGTGGAATGATGGAAACATCTTTCCGTCAAGCATTAATCATTTCAAAAGGTGATTATTTAACCTTTATACAAAGTCCAATCTCAGCTGTTTTAATTGCTGTATCCGTTTTATCACTTCTATTGCCATTGCTTAAAAGTAAAATGAAAAAAAGTTAG
- a CDS encoding tripartite tricarboxylate transporter TctB family protein translates to MLNSLNRKVSIVIFLIATLYLFYSYQIEPSRFAKIDADVMPKGLGFLLIVLSVLLFIENKEETEQEKAKRSLTKEEVGLLLLIVLFVIGYILLLEIIGFIIVTILFLTATSRVLGYTNWIKMLIVFVTFTLVIYFSFNELLGLSLPSGILPF, encoded by the coding sequence ATGCTAAACTCCTTGAATCGTAAAGTGTCTATCGTGATATTTCTAATTGCAACATTGTATCTATTTTATAGTTATCAAATTGAACCTTCTCGTTTTGCAAAAATTGATGCAGATGTCATGCCAAAAGGTTTAGGATTTCTGTTAATAGTACTGTCTGTTTTATTATTTATTGAAAATAAGGAAGAGACAGAACAAGAGAAGGCTAAGAGAAGCTTAACAAAAGAAGAAGTAGGGCTATTGTTGTTAATCGTTTTATTTGTAATTGGATATATTCTATTGCTTGAAATTATTGGATTTATTATTGTAACTATTTTATTCTTAACTGCTACATCAAGAGTTTTAGGTTATACGAATTGGATTAAAATGCTTATCGTTTTTGTTACATTTACCCTCGTCATTTATTTTTCCTTTAATGAATTATTAGGACTATCTTTACCATCAGGTATATTACCATTTTAA
- a CDS encoding peroxiredoxin, with amino-acid sequence MAERLVGKPAPDFTMETALGNGDDFSTVSLSDYRGKWLVLFFYPLDFTFVCPTEITALSEASGIFEDLDTEILGVSTDSKFSHRAWINTPVDENGLGKLNFPLAADLTKSVARDYGVLIEEEGIALRGLFIIDPDGELKYQVVNHNDVGRSVDETVRILQALQSGGLCPANWKPGEKQLTAI; translated from the coding sequence ATGGCAGAACGTTTAGTAGGTAAACCAGCACCAGATTTTACAATGGAGACAGCACTAGGTAATGGAGATGATTTCAGCACAGTATCTCTTTCTGATTATAGAGGAAAATGGTTAGTATTATTTTTCTATCCACTAGATTTTACATTTGTATGTCCAACAGAAATTACAGCTTTAAGTGAAGCAAGTGGCATTTTTGAAGATCTTGATACTGAAATTTTAGGTGTAAGTACGGATAGCAAATTCTCTCACCGTGCATGGATCAATACTCCAGTAGATGAAAATGGACTAGGAAAATTAAACTTCCCATTAGCAGCAGACTTAACTAAATCTGTAGCTCGTGATTATGGTGTTTTAATTGAAGAAGAAGGTATTGCACTTCGTGGATTATTCATCATTGATCCTGATGGAGAGTTGAAATATCAAGTTGTAAACCACAACGATGTAGGTAGAAGTGTTGATGAAACAGTTCGTATTTTACAAGCTCTTCAATCTGGTGGATTATGTCCAGCTAACTGGAAACCAGGGGAAAAACAATTAACAGCTATTTAA
- a CDS encoding cation:proton antiporter, with product MEHTTELTSLMIVVTIAFLVPILLHRFHLKMIPVVVAEIIAGLIIGKSGLNLIHEDQWLELLSLFGFIYLLFLSGLEIDFASFKKKKTAEDNKANPLILSLIILVGVFVVSYGLSYTLLWMNLIEDPLLMTLIIATISLGVVVPVLKEKKITDTPLGQIILLVAVLSDFATMILLAVYISYQSENIMQMLLLLVFFGLVVFTYLFLKNFVKGKLFEVLRKSTAQMGTRAVFALILLFVVLSETFEIENILGAFLAGVVVSLLAPDKKFVHQLESFGYGFLIPIFFVMLGVNLNLWDLFTDAKILILMPMLLAAIFLSKMIPVLILKRYFPWREVLSSGILLSSTLSLVIAAAALALQIGAIDETMHGALILVAVISCLLAPILFNQIFPPLVKKPKIISIVGANHITLPISQDMIKEGYEVNLYSTESKNDESKEEAYSRFPLVEIPHLDAKSLEQQDAFKTDIIVFATMDDDINLELARYAKTLGVSNIIVRIENPDLFKNVQTEEDLSLFSTLYASRTLLRALVEHPSAVKLITHHDGSIGEVKMNNQTYHDEYLYKLPLPGNMLILRIYRGDSFIIPHGNTQIELGDRLLVSGDVESILELKSEVE from the coding sequence GTGGAACATACTACTGAATTAACTTCTTTAATGATCGTTGTCACAATTGCTTTTCTGGTACCTATCCTGCTTCATCGGTTTCATTTAAAAATGATACCTGTGGTTGTAGCAGAAATTATTGCTGGTTTAATCATTGGTAAGAGTGGATTAAACTTAATTCATGAGGACCAATGGCTCGAATTGTTATCCTTATTTGGTTTTATATACTTGTTATTTTTAAGTGGATTGGAAATCGACTTTGCTTCCTTTAAGAAGAAAAAAACGGCCGAAGATAATAAAGCAAACCCGCTAATATTATCTTTAATTATACTAGTAGGTGTTTTCGTTGTATCCTATGGTTTGTCCTATACGTTATTATGGATGAACTTGATCGAAGATCCATTGTTAATGACTTTAATCATTGCGACGATATCATTAGGTGTTGTGGTTCCAGTTCTTAAAGAGAAGAAAATAACGGACACTCCACTCGGTCAAATTATTTTACTTGTCGCTGTTTTATCAGATTTTGCTACGATGATTTTACTAGCTGTTTACATAAGTTATCAGTCAGAAAATATAATGCAAATGTTATTGTTGTTAGTCTTTTTTGGACTTGTTGTATTTACATATTTATTCTTAAAGAACTTTGTTAAGGGCAAGTTATTTGAGGTGTTAAGAAAAAGCACAGCACAAATGGGAACAAGAGCTGTGTTTGCTTTGATATTGTTATTCGTTGTATTATCCGAAACCTTTGAAATTGAAAACATACTAGGTGCATTTTTGGCTGGAGTAGTGGTTTCTTTATTAGCGCCAGATAAAAAATTTGTTCATCAACTGGAGTCATTTGGTTATGGCTTTTTGATACCTATCTTTTTCGTCATGTTAGGAGTAAATCTTAACTTATGGGATCTATTTACTGATGCTAAAATTTTAATACTTATGCCGATGTTATTGGCAGCGATATTCCTATCAAAAATGATTCCTGTTTTGATTTTAAAAAGATACTTTCCATGGCGTGAAGTACTTAGCTCAGGGATATTACTTTCTTCAACATTAAGTCTTGTTATTGCCGCTGCAGCTTTAGCATTACAAATTGGAGCGATTGATGAGACGATGCATGGGGCTCTTATTTTAGTAGCTGTTATCAGCTGTTTACTCGCACCTATACTTTTTAATCAAATCTTTCCACCTCTCGTAAAAAAGCCTAAAATTATTTCCATTGTAGGTGCCAATCATATCACTTTACCAATATCTCAAGATATGATAAAAGAAGGGTATGAAGTAAATCTGTATAGTACAGAATCGAAAAATGATGAGTCGAAGGAAGAAGCATACAGTCGTTTTCCCCTTGTAGAAATTCCACATTTAGATGCTAAATCATTAGAGCAACAGGATGCATTTAAAACGGATATTATCGTATTTGCTACGATGGATGATGATATCAATTTAGAATTAGCTAGATACGCTAAAACACTTGGTGTTAGTAACATTATTGTTCGAATTGAAAATCCTGATTTATTTAAAAATGTACAAACTGAAGAAGATTTATCTTTATTTTCTACTCTATACGCATCCAGAACACTATTAAGAGCGTTGGTTGAACACCCGAGTGCTGTAAAATTAATTACTCATCATGATGGTTCTATTGGTGAAGTAAAGATGAATAATCAAACCTATCATGATGAATATTTATACAAGTTACCACTTCCAGGAAACATGTTGATCTTACGAATTTATCGTGGTGATTCATTTATTATTCCACATGGAAATACTCAGATTGAATTAGGGGATCGATTGCTTGTGAGTGGAGATGTAGAGAGTATATTGGAATTGAAATCTGAAGTAGAGTAA